A DNA window from Pseudorasbora parva isolate DD20220531a chromosome 5, ASM2467924v1, whole genome shotgun sequence contains the following coding sequences:
- the pikfyve gene encoding 1-phosphatidylinositol 3-phosphate 5-kinase isoform X5: protein MMHGIETEQSVRCRVRARRSVCDLCRGSDMAAEDKTSSLSSVMDWSSEPPLSPTSPSHLTHFKPLTPEQEEPPLRSAYSSFVSLFRFNKEKTGANIAPAKKLAKFEEGRPPSVAEKSQSASSSPQGPRRNWSSPSHSIHGSETHRKHSELFRRTSTASEGRRKSEAPLGGHDPRTAVQLRTALKRLKEIMEGKSQDSDLKQYWMPDSQCKECYDCNEKFTTFRRRHHCRLCGQIFCSRCCNQEIPGKFMGYTGDLRACTYCRKIALSYAHSADSSSIGEDLSALSDSTCSVCVLEPTEPRTPVGGRKSSRNIFLEEDLAWQRKNSIGMRKNHQESQNSSLSSRLTAVQEDMGKSPARKRSASVTNLSLDRSVSTIVPAYESSVSPQNSRTLSKTDHNEEERKILLDSSQLKDLWKKICHNSTGMEFQDHRYWLRTYPNCIVGKELVNWLLRNGTISTRAQAIAIGQALVDGRWLDCVTHHDQIFRDEYALYRPLQSTEFSETPSPDSDSVNSLEGHSEPSWFKDIKFDDSDTEQLADENDYVTPNSASPSKRTSVSSFHSAVDSDSAASINLNMEQDNVNFHIKKQAKYPHVPPYPAEQKMEVLLSEDGGQHISISDAFIKESLFNRRVEEKAKEMLFTPLGWHHSSLDQLREENGEKKAMERLLSANHSHMMALLQQLLYSESLSLSWRDIIVPVVRQVVQTVRPDVRSCDDDMDIRQFVHIKKIPGGKKFDSAVVNGFVCTKNIAHKKMNPYIKNPKILLLKCSIEYLYREETKFTCIDPIVLQEHEFLKNYVQRIADVRPNLVLVEKTVSRIAQDMLLEHGISLVINVKPQVLDRVSRMTQGDLVISMDQLLTKPRLGTCHKFYLHSFQLPNNELKSLMFFEGCPPQLGCTIKLRGASEYELARVKEIIIFMVCVAYHSQLEISFLMDEFAMPPSLAESSSFPCLLESTTLKEEDETGGSQENDGSMLGDDNLTLLPEADFEPGLQEVIKLHSRESSISESFYKDGESPRIDKNGSVASFSGGDDDIIKTSTPLSSFSKLPQPVSPPFLNSDLREMSKELNKGPGEEEKNKELEETLVHRDSTSSETSLPPARLFRDPLQDDTDLFVTEHVDSSDDRLKSISALFKQELKDIILCISPFITFREPFLLTAAGLRCPSRDYFPEQVYLSPLLNKDSKELDGRRKRQLLKESGPSSASLTNGIVPHQRTIQILPCHKLMSARIAEQLGCSQNLARMLADYRAQGGRIRQREGMQFREAPPTKAPVKADSEEDKGAGQSEMTWATKLDCLNPINHQRLCVLFSSSSAQSNNAPNPCVSPWIVTMEFYGKNDLTLGVFLERYCFRPSYQCPSMYCETPMVHHIRRFVHGSGCVQIVLKELDSPVPGYQHTILNYSWCRICKQVTPVVPLSNDSWSMSFAKYLELRFYGHQYTRRANAEPCGHSIHKDYHQYFSYNQMVASFSYISVRLLEICLPPPKIIIRNQGPSKATLQQDLKDFTQKVAQVYLAIDDRLTSLKTDTFSKTREEKMEDMFAQKDMEESELRGWIEKLQVRLQTSAMDSPQQLQAFMESVVVKKQGLCETLQSWNNRLQDLFQQEKGRKRLSVPPSPGRHRQATSDDSKTSALESSPRNSSQIDGEKEDRHLNTFPSSSSLLQLPSPTEQATDVITSGPSFPDQDSVSIPEDMFDGHLGGSNDSQVKSEKSTMKTILANLLPGNSYNPIPFPFDPDKHYLMYEHERVPIAVCEREPSSIIAFALSCKEYKTALEEITKTTAKSGGDDASQGISVGESRAKNSPAKPSDSSMSQLSRSSVDADPLKDPESGDKQKKQTGNPHIELQFSDANAKFYCRIYYAEEFHKMREEIMESSQDEFVRSLSHCVNWQARGGKSGAVFYATEDDRFILKQMPRLEVQSFLDFAPHYFTYITGAVQQKRPTALAKILGVYRIGYKNSQNNTEKKLDLLVMENLFYGRKMAQVFDLKGSLRNRNVKTDQGKESCEVVLLDENLLKLVHDNPLYIRSHCKAILRAAILSDAHFLSSHLIIDYSLLVGRDDTTDELVVGIIDYIRTFTWDKKLEMVVKSTGILGGQGKMPTVVSPELYRSRFCEAMDKYFLMVPDHWTGLGLNC from the exons AAAAAACAGGTGCAAACATTGCACCAGCAAAAAAGCTTGCTAAGTTTG AGGAAGGACGGCCTCCTTCGGTGGCGGAGAAAAGTCAATCAGCTTCATCATCACCGCAGGGGCCACGGCGCAACTGGTCAAGTCCCTCTCATTCCATACATGGCTCCGAAACCCACAGAAAACATTCAGAACTTTTTAGAAGAACGTCCACTGCTTCAG AGGGTCGACGGAAATCAGAAGCCCCTCTAGGCGGCCACGACCCGCGAACAGCTGTCCAGCTACGCACAGCCCTCAAGAGACTCAAGGAGATCATGGAGGGGAAAAGTCAG GACAGTGATCTGAAACAGTACTGGATGCCGGACAGTCAGTGTAAAGAGTGCTACGACTGCAATGAGAAATTCACAACCTTCCGACGGCGTCACCATTGTCGACTCTGTGGCCAAATCTTCTGCAGCCGATGCTGCAACCAGGAAATTCCTGGCAAGTTCATGGGCTACACGG GTGATTTACGGGCATGTACGTACTGTCGTAAGATCGCATTGAGCTACGCTCACTCAGCTGACTCGAGCTCCATCGGAGAAGATCTCAGCGCCCTGTCAGACTCAACTTGCTCCGTGTGTGTGCTAGAGCCCACCGAACCACGCACACCTGTGGGGGGCCGCAAATCCAGCCGGAACATCTTCCTGGAAGAGGACTTGGCCTGGCAAAG AAAAAATTCCATTGGGATGAGGAAGAA TCATCAGGAATCTCAGAACAGTAGTCTCAGTTCCAGACTTACAGCAGTACAAGAGGATATGGGCAAGTCACCAGCCAGGAAGAG GTCAGCTAGTGTGACCAACCTGTCTTTGGACCGCTCCGTCTCAACCATAGTTCCTGCCTACGAGAGTTCAGTTAGTCCACAGAACAGCCGAACCCTATCCAAGACTGACCACAATGAAGAGGAGCGAAAGATCCTTCTG GATTCTTCTCAACTTAAAGATCTATGGAAGAAGATTTGCCACAACAGTACAGGGATGGAGTTCCAGGACCATCGGTACTGGCTGCGTACTTACCCCAACTGCATTGTCGGTAAAGAGTTGGTCAACTGGCTTTTACGAAACGGCACTATTTCAACTAG GGCTCAGGCCATAGCTATTGGGCAGGCTTTGGTAGATGGCCGCTGGCTTGACTGTGTAACCCATCATGATCAGATTTTCCGTGATGAGTACGCCCTCTATCGCCCTCTCCAG AGCACAGAGTTCTCAGAAACCCCCTCTCCAGACAGTGACAGTGTGAATTCTCTGGAAGGACACTCTGAACCGTCATGGTTTAAAGACATCAAGTTTGACGACAGTGACACCGAGCAGCTAGCAGATGAAAATGACTATGTCACACCAA ACTCGGCCAGCCCCAGTAAAAGAACATCCGTCAGCAGTTTCCATTCTGCGGTGGACAGTGACTCAGCCGCCTCCATCAATCTAAACATGGAGCAGGACAATGTCAATTTCCACATCAAGAAGCAGGCCAAGTACCCTCATGTGCCTCCTTACCCAGCCGAGCAAAAAA TGGAAGTCCTGCTTTCTGAAGATGGAGGTCAGCATATATCCATTAGTGATGCCTTCATTAAAG AGTCTTTGTTTAACCGGAGGGTTGAGGAGAAAGCTAAAGAAATGCTTTTCACTCCTCTCGGCTGGCATCACAGCTCCTTGGACCAGCTCCGGGAAGAGAATGGGGAAAAGAAAGCGATGGAGCGTTTACT GTCTGCTAATCACAGCCACATGATGGCGCTGCTGCAGCAGCTGCTGTACAGCGAATCGCTGTCTCTCTCCTGGCGTGACATCATCGTACCTGTGGTGAGGCAGGTGGTGCAGACGGTGCGACCGGATGTGCGCAGCTGTGATGACGACATGGATATCCGTCAGTTCGTCCACATCAAAAAA ATTCCAGGGGGAAAGAAATTTGACTCTGCTGTAGTGAATGGCTTTGTTTGCACAAAGAATATTGCACACAAAAAG ATGAACCCTTACATCAAAAACCCCAAGATCCTTCTCCTCAAATGCTCCATTGAGTATCTGTACAGAGAAGAGACCAAGTTCACCTGCATTGACCCAATTGTGTTGCAG GAGCATGAGTTTCTGAAGAACTATGTTCAGAGGATTGCTGATGTCCGACCAAACCTGGTGTTGGTGGAGAAGACTGTTTCTCGTATTGCTCAGGACATGCTACTGGAGCATGGCATTAGCCTTGTGATTAATGTCAAACCT CAAGTCCTGGACCGTGTAAGTCGAATGACTCAGGGAGATTTAGTCATTTCAATGGATCAGCTTCTTACGAAACCTCGTCTGGGTACCTGCCACAAGTTTTACCTGCATTCCTTCCAGCTGCCAAATA ATGAATTGAAGTCCCTGATGTTTTTTGAGGGCTGTCCTCCTCAGCTGGGCTGCACTATTAAGCTCCGCGGTGCCTCAGAGTATGAACTGGCCCGTGTGAAAgaaatcattatttttatgGTGTGTGTGGCATACCACTCACAGCTAGAGATCTCTTTCCTCATGGATGAGTTTGCAATGCCTCCCAGCCTTGCTGAGAGTTCTTCATTCCCGTGTCTGCTGGAAAGCACCACTTTAAAGGAAGAGGACGAGACTGGTGGGAGCCAAGAAAATGATGGGTCCATGCTGGGGGATGACAATCTCACACTTCTTCCAGAAGCAGACTTTGAGCCAGGACTTCAGGAGGTTATCAAACTCCACAGTAGAGAGTCTTCCATCTCTGAATCTTTTTATAAAGATGGAGAAAGCCCCAGAATAGACAAAAATGGATCAGTTGCTTCCTTCTCTGGAGGAGATGATGACATTATAAAGACCTCCACACCCCTTTCCTCCTTTTCCAAACTTCCCCAGCCGGTGTCACCCCCTTTCCTGAATTCAGACCTGAGAGAGATGTCAAAGGAATTGAACAAGGGGCCAGGTGAGGAGGAGAAGAACAAAGAGCTAGAGGAGACTCTCGTTCATCGGGACAGCACAAGCTCTGAGACCTCCCTTCCCCCAGCCCGGCTCTTCAGGGATCCCTTACAGGATGACACAGACCTGTTTGTGACCGAGCATGTAGATTCCTCAGATGACCGCCTCAAGTCCATCTCAGCTTTATTTAAACAGGAGCTAAAAGATATTATCCTGTGCATTTCACCTTTTATTACCTTTCGGGAGCCGTTTTTGCTCACAGCGGCTGGACTGCGTTGTCCTAGCCGGGATTATTTTCCAGAACAGGTTTACCTCTCACCTCTATTAAATAAGGACTCGAAAGAGCTGGATGGACGCCGCAAGAGGCAGCTGCTGAAAGAGTCTGGCCCAAGTTCTGCCAGCCTGACTAATGGTATTGTGCCGCACCAACGGACCATCCAGATTTTGCCCTGTCACAAACTCATGAGTGCCCGTATAGCAGAGCAGCTAGGCTGCAGTCAGAATCTGGCACGCATGCTGGCTGACTACCGAGCCCAGGGAGGACGCATTCGGCAAAGAGAAGGAATGCAATTCCGCGAGGCCCCGCCCACAAAGGCGCCAGTAAAGGCAGATAGTGAAGAAGATAAAGGGGcaggacaaagtgaaatgaCATGGGCTACTAAG CTGGACTGTTTAAATCCAATCAACCATCAGAGGCTCTGTGTGCTGTTCAGTAGCTCATCAGCTCAATCTAATAATGCACCAAACCCCTGTGTTAGTCCATG GATTGTAACAATGGAGTTTTATGGCAAGAATGACTTGACTCTTGGTGTATTTCTGGAGAGATACTGTTTTAG ACCCTCTTACCAGTGCCCCAGCATGTACTGTGAGACCCCCATGGTGCACCACATCCGGCGCTTTGTGCACGGTAGCGGCTGTGTCCAGATTGTTCTGAAAGAGCTGGACTCGCCTGTACCCGGATATCAGCACACGATCCTCAACTACTCTTGGTGCCGTATCTGTAAACAG GTGACTCCCGTGGTCCCGTTGTCTAATGACTCCTGGTCCATGTCCTTCGCCAAGTATCTAGAGCTCCGTTTCTATGGTCACCAGTACACCCGTCGGGCCAACGCCGAGCCTTGTGGCCATTCCATCCATAAAGATTATCACCAGTACTTCTCCTATAACCAGATGGTGGCTTCCTTCAG CTACATCTCAGTGAGGCTTCTAGAGATatgtctgcctcctccaaagatCATCATCAGGAACCAGGGGCCCTCTAAAGCTACCTTGCAGCAGGATCTCAAAGACTTTACCCAGAA GGTGGCTCAGGTGTACCTGGCCATAGATGACCGGCTCACTTCTTTAAAAACTGACACTTTCAGCAAGACCAGAGAGGAAAAAATGGAGGACATGTTTGCACAGAAAGAT ATGGAGGAATCCGAGCTCCGCGGTTGGATAGAGAAGCTACAAGTGCGTCTGCAGACCAGTGCGATGGACTCGCCACAACAACTACAAGCTTTTATGGAGTCAGTGGTGGTCAAAAAGCAGGGCTTGTGTGAGACCTTGCAGTCTTGGAATAACAG ACTTCAGGACTTGTTCCAGCAGGAAAAAGGCAGAAAGCGTCTATCTGTTCCTCCCAGTCCTGGCAGACACAGACAAGCCACATCAGATGACAGCAAG ACTAGTGCTTTGGAGTCCTCTCCTCGTAACTCATCCCAAATAGATGGAGAAAAAG AGGACCGTCATCTCAACACATTTCCATCAAGTTCATCATTACTACAGTTACCGTCTCCAACTGAACAGGCTACAGATGTCATTACGAGCGGACCATCTTTTCCTGATCAGGACTCTGTCAGCATCCCAGAGG ACATGTTTGATGGACACTTAGGTGGCTCCAATGACAGTCAAGTAAAGTCAGAAAAATCCACCATGAAAACCATCCTGGCGAACCTGTTACCGGGCAACAGTTACAATCCCATCCCTTTCCCTTT TGATCCAGACAAGCACTATTTGATGTATGAGCATGAGAGAGTTCCTATAGCCGTTTGTGAGCGAGAGCCCAGCTCCATCATTGCCTTTGCACTCAG CTGTAAAGAATATAAAACTGCACTTGAAGAAATTACAAAGACTACCGCAAAGAGCGGAGGTGATGACGCATCTCAGGGCATTAG TGTTGGAGAGAGTAGAGCAAAGAACAGCCCTGCTAAACCTAGTGATAGTAGCATGTCACAACTGAGCCGCAGCAGCGTTGATGCTGACCCTCTCA AGGACCCTGAAAGTGGAGACAAACAGAAGAAGCAGACCGGAAACCCTCACATCGAGCTGC AGTTCTCAGATGCTAATGCCAAGTTTTACTGCCGGATCTACTACGCGGAAGAGTTCCATAAGATGCGGGAAGAGATTATGGAGAGCTCACAGGATGAATTTGTGCGATCGCTCTCCCACTGTGTAAACTGGCAGGCTCGTGGCGGGAAGTCCGGTGCAGTTTTCTACGCCACTGAAG ATGATCGGTTTATTTTGAAGCAGATGCCCAGATTAGAGGTCCAGTCATTCTTAGACTTTGCACCCCACTACTTTACTTATATCACAGGAGCAGTTCAGCAAAAG CGGCCCACAGCACTTGCTAAGATTCTGGGAGTGTACCGTATAGGCTACAAGAACTCTCAGAACAACACGGAGAAGAAACTGGACCTGTTGGTGATGGAAAACCTTTTTTATGGGAGAAAGATGGCACAg GTGTTTGACCTGAAGGGATCCCTGAGGAACAGGAACGTGAAGACAGATCAGGGAAAGGAGAGCTGCGAGGTGGTGCTCCTAGATGAGAATCTCCTGAAACTGGTGCATGACAATCCCCTTTACATTCGGTCCCACTGCAAGGCCATTCTCCGTGCTGCCATCCTCAGCGACGCCCACTTCCTGTCCAGTCACCTCATCATTGATTATTCCTTGCTGGTAGGCCGTGATGATACCACGGATGAGCTAGTCGTGGGGATAATAG ATTATATCCGGACTTTCACCTGGGATAAAAAGCTTGAGATGGTGGTCAAATCTACTGGGATACTTGGAGGTCAAG GTAAAATGCCCACGGTGGTGTCACCAGAGCTGTACCGGTCACGTTTCTGTGAGGCCATGGACAAATACTTCCTCATGGTCCCTGATCACTGGACGGGTCTTGGGCTCAACTGCTGA